The window TCTATGGTTTTCATTTTTTAAGAAGGGGTAGTTTTTCTACTTTGGCCGCAACACTTTTTTTTCTGATCTGGATTTTAATTTCAGTTCCCGCTTTCGCGTAGGCGATGTCTACATAGCCCAAACCTATACCTATACCCAAACTGGGAGATTGACTTCCGGAAGTAACCAGGCCAATTTCTTTTCCTTCTGCATTTAATATTGGATAATCAGCTCTTGGAATGCCTCTTTCTAGAAGTTTAAAGCCGATTAACTTTTTCTTAAGCCCTTCTTCTTTTTGTTTTCTTAAGTTTTCATGGTTGATAAAATTCTTGGTGAATTTCGTGATCCAACCTAAACCTGCTTCCAACGGAGATGTGGAGTCATTCAGCTCATGCCCATACAAACAATAACCCATTTCCAAGCGTAAAGTGTCTCTAGCCCCTAATCCGATAGGTTTAATCCCTAGTGGTTTACCTGCTTTAAAAATCTCTTCCCACACTTTTTTGGCATCTTCATTTTTTATATAAAGCTCAAAGCCTAGTTCTCCGGTATAGCCGGTAGCAGAAATTATTACATTCTCAACCCCTGCAAATGGGCCAATTTCAAAATGGTAAAATGGAATATCCTTT of the Cyclobacterium marinum DSM 745 genome contains:
- the gcvT gene encoding glycine cleavage system aminomethyltransferase GcvT, which translates into the protein MEEVRKVTLDEIHHSLGAKMIPFAGYNMPVRYSSDMEEHNTVRENVGVFDVSHMGEFIVEGPHALDLIQKVSSNDASKLKIGQAQYTCFPNDQGGVVDDFLVYKLEEERYMLVVNASNISKDWNWIQKHNTANAKLENISDQTSLFAIQGPKSIEAIQSLTTVSLKDIPFYHFEIGPFAGVENVIISATGYTGELGFELYIKNEDAKKVWEEIFKAGKPLGIKPIGLGARDTLRLEMGYCLYGHELNDSTSPLEAGLGWITKFTKNFINHENLRKQKEEGLKKKLIGFKLLERGIPRADYPILNAEGKEIGLVTSGSQSPSLGIGIGLGYVDIAYAKAGTEIKIQIRKKSVAAKVEKLPLLKK